A single region of the Cronobacter condimenti 1330 genome encodes:
- the epd gene encoding erythrose-4-phosphate dehydrogenase, which produces MTLRVAINGFGRIGRNVVRALYESGRRAEISVVAINELADAAGIAHLLKYDTSHGRFAWDVRQEGEQLWIGNDVIRLLHEPEIPALPWKALNVDVVLDCTGVYGSRADGIAHLEAGARKVLFSHPGGNDLDATVVYGVNEDALRAEHRIISNASCTTNCIIPIIKLLDDAFGIESGTVTTIHSAMHDQQVIDAYHPDLRRTRAASQSIIPVDTKLAAGITRIFPKFHDRFEAIAVRVPTINVTAIDLSVTVQKAVKAHEVNLLLQKAAQGAFHGIVDYTELPLVSTDFNHDPHSAIVDGTQTRVSGAHLIKTLVWCDNEWGFANRMLDTTLAMAAIGFR; this is translated from the coding sequence ATGACCTTACGCGTAGCGATTAATGGCTTCGGTCGCATCGGGCGCAACGTAGTTCGTGCGTTGTATGAGTCCGGCCGTCGCGCGGAAATCAGTGTGGTCGCCATTAATGAACTGGCCGACGCAGCGGGCATCGCGCATTTACTGAAGTATGACACGAGTCATGGCCGCTTCGCGTGGGATGTTCGCCAGGAAGGAGAGCAGCTCTGGATTGGCAATGATGTGATCCGTCTGCTGCATGAGCCTGAGATCCCAGCGCTCCCCTGGAAAGCGCTGAATGTCGACGTTGTGCTTGATTGCACCGGGGTGTATGGCAGCCGCGCCGATGGCATCGCCCATCTGGAAGCGGGCGCACGAAAGGTCCTTTTCTCACATCCTGGCGGCAATGACCTCGACGCAACGGTTGTTTACGGCGTCAACGAAGATGCGCTGCGCGCGGAGCATCGAATCATTTCTAACGCCTCCTGCACGACCAACTGCATTATTCCCATCATTAAGCTGCTTGACGACGCGTTCGGGATTGAATCCGGCACCGTGACGACCATTCATTCTGCAATGCACGATCAACAGGTTATCGATGCCTATCATCCGGATTTGCGCCGCACACGGGCGGCGAGTCAGTCCATCATTCCGGTCGATACTAAGCTTGCAGCGGGTATAACGCGTATTTTTCCTAAATTTCATGACCGTTTTGAGGCTATTGCCGTGCGCGTGCCTACTATTAACGTGACGGCGATTGATTTAAGCGTGACGGTGCAAAAAGCAGTAAAAGCCCATGAAGTCAACCTGTTGCTGCAAAAAGCGGCACAGGGTGCATTTCATGGTATAGTTGACTATACGGAATTACCGTTGGTCTCAACAGATTTTAACCACGATCCACACAGCGCCATTGTGGACGGCACCCAAACAAGGGTGAGTGGAGCGCACCTGATTAAAACGCTGGTCTGGTGCGATAACGAATGGGGCTTCGCTAACCGGATGCTCGACACCACGTTAGCGATGGCAGCTATTGGTTTCAGGTAA
- a CDS encoding ADP-ribosylglycohydrolase family protein: MTYPEQYENVPNLRARFRGCLLGGAVGDALGGPVEFLSLSEIITRYGAPGVKDYEHAWGGKGKITDDTQMTLFTAEGLLRAWTRASVRGIGPAFTSVTAHAYLRWLLTQGERNRHDLLDTASLSGWLIRHEALFHPRAPGATCLTALREMRAFGEPARNHSKGCGGVMRVGPVGLFYVRYPEQDGLQAAFDTGCQLAALTHGHPTGYLTGGVLAALIFQLVKDVPLETALDGAVALLVRAPGHDETRRVLERARELAGSPRSAEEPVSALGEGWVAEEALAIAVYCALRARSFEEGVLMAVNHSGDSDSTGAIAGNLLGAMYGLTAIPEHWQTRLELNAVIQEMADDLLAYRDWQISDYDDTPTARALREKYPGD, encoded by the coding sequence ATGACGTATCCAGAACAGTACGAAAACGTACCGAATCTACGCGCACGTTTTCGCGGCTGCCTGCTCGGCGGCGCGGTGGGGGATGCGCTTGGCGGTCCGGTTGAATTTTTGAGCCTGTCGGAAATTATCACGCGCTACGGCGCGCCAGGCGTAAAGGATTACGAACACGCCTGGGGCGGAAAAGGTAAAATCACCGACGATACCCAGATGACATTGTTTACCGCCGAAGGGTTACTACGAGCGTGGACACGCGCGTCTGTGCGCGGCATCGGCCCGGCGTTCACGTCCGTCACTGCCCATGCTTATTTGCGCTGGCTACTGACGCAGGGCGAGCGCAACCGACACGATCTGCTGGATACGGCCTCGCTTTCTGGCTGGCTAATCCGCCACGAGGCCCTCTTCCATCCACGCGCGCCGGGTGCGACTTGCCTCACCGCGCTGCGCGAAATGCGTGCTTTCGGGGAGCCTGCCCGTAACCATAGCAAAGGGTGCGGCGGTGTGATGCGCGTAGGGCCAGTAGGCCTGTTTTATGTGCGATACCCTGAACAAGATGGCCTGCAGGCCGCGTTTGATACCGGCTGCCAGCTTGCGGCACTCACGCACGGTCATCCGACCGGGTATCTTACCGGCGGTGTGCTGGCGGCATTGATTTTCCAGCTCGTTAAGGACGTACCGCTGGAGACAGCCCTGGATGGTGCAGTCGCATTGTTAGTCCGTGCACCCGGCCATGACGAAACGCGGCGTGTGCTTGAACGTGCCCGCGAGCTTGCCGGTTCGCCGCGCTCAGCTGAAGAGCCTGTTAGCGCACTCGGCGAAGGCTGGGTCGCGGAAGAAGCGCTCGCCATCGCGGTTTATTGCGCGCTGCGCGCCCGCTCGTTTGAAGAGGGCGTCTTGATGGCGGTGAATCACAGCGGCGATTCCGATTCCACTGGCGCGATTGCCGGCAATCTGCTGGGCGCGATGTATGGCCTGACGGCAATTCCCGAGCACTGGCAGACGCGGCTTGAACTCAACGCGGTGATTCAGGAAATGGCAGACGATCTGCTGGCGTACCGCGACTGGCAGATTTCAGACTATGACGACACGCCGACTGCCCGTGCGTTACGCGAAAAATATCCGGGCGACTGA
- the tkt gene encoding transketolase, with amino-acid sequence MSSRKELANAIRALSMDAVQKAKSGHPGAPMGMADIAEVLWRDFLNHNPQNPSWADRDRFVLSNGHGSMLIYSLLHLTGYDLPIEELKNFRQLHSKTPGHPEVGYTPGVETTTGPLGQGIANAVGMAIAERTLAAQFNRPGHDIVDHYTYAFMGDGCMMEGISHEVCSLAGTLGLGKLVAFYDDNGISIDGHIEGWFTDDTAKRFEAYGWHVVRGVDGHNADSIKRAIEEARSVTDKPSLLMCKTVIGFGSPNKAGTHDSHGAPLGEAEVAATREQLGWKYEPFVIPQEIYAQWDAKEMGQVKESAWNEKFAAYTKAFPQEAAEFTRRMKGEMPSDFAAKAQAFIANLQANPAKIASRKASQNAIEAFGKLLPEFLGGSADLAPSNLTIWSGSKAINEDAAGNYIHYGVREFGMTAIANGIALHGGFLPYTSTFLMFVEYARNAVRMAALMKQRQVMVYTHDSIGLGEDGPTHQPVEQLAALRVTPNMSTWRPCDQVESAVAWKYAVERHDGPTALIFSRQNLAQQPRSEQQLADIARGAYVLKDCDGQPQLIFIATGSEVELAVAAADKLAAEGVKARVVSMPSTDVFDKQDAAYREAVLPKAVSARVAIEAGIADYWFKYVGLNGAVVGMTTFGESAPAEQLFEEFGFTVDNVVSQAKAIL; translated from the coding sequence ATGTCCTCTCGTAAAGAGCTTGCCAATGCTATTCGTGCGCTCAGCATGGACGCAGTACAAAAAGCCAAATCCGGCCATCCGGGTGCCCCGATGGGCATGGCTGACATTGCCGAAGTCCTGTGGCGTGATTTCCTGAACCATAACCCGCAGAACCCTTCCTGGGCAGACCGCGACCGTTTTGTGCTGTCTAACGGTCATGGCTCTATGCTGATTTACAGCCTGCTGCACCTCACCGGTTATGATCTGCCGATTGAAGAACTGAAAAACTTCCGTCAGCTGCACTCTAAAACGCCGGGGCATCCGGAAGTCGGTTACACGCCGGGCGTGGAAACGACGACGGGGCCGCTCGGGCAGGGCATCGCGAACGCTGTCGGTATGGCTATTGCCGAACGCACGCTGGCGGCGCAGTTCAACCGTCCGGGACATGACATTGTTGACCATTACACCTACGCCTTTATGGGCGACGGTTGCATGATGGAAGGCATCTCCCACGAAGTTTGCTCCCTGGCCGGTACGCTGGGTCTTGGTAAACTGGTAGCGTTCTACGACGACAACGGCATCTCTATCGACGGCCACATTGAAGGCTGGTTCACTGACGATACCGCGAAACGCTTTGAAGCCTACGGCTGGCACGTTGTGCGTGGCGTTGACGGTCACAACGCAGATTCCATTAAACGCGCTATCGAAGAAGCACGTTCCGTTACCGACAAACCGTCTCTGCTGATGTGCAAAACCGTCATCGGTTTCGGTTCGCCGAACAAAGCTGGTACGCACGACTCCCACGGCGCGCCGCTGGGCGAGGCTGAAGTCGCAGCGACCCGCGAGCAACTGGGCTGGAAATACGAACCATTTGTTATCCCGCAGGAAATTTACGCGCAGTGGGATGCCAAAGAGATGGGCCAGGTAAAAGAAAGCGCCTGGAACGAAAAATTCGCTGCCTACACGAAAGCGTTCCCGCAGGAAGCGGCTGAATTCACCCGTCGTATGAAAGGCGAAATGCCGTCCGACTTTGCGGCTAAAGCGCAGGCGTTCATTGCTAATCTGCAGGCAAACCCGGCGAAAATCGCCAGCCGTAAAGCGTCTCAGAATGCCATCGAAGCTTTCGGCAAACTGCTGCCGGAATTCCTGGGCGGCTCTGCTGACCTCGCCCCGAGCAACCTGACTATCTGGTCTGGTTCTAAAGCTATTAATGAAGATGCTGCGGGCAACTACATTCATTACGGCGTGCGCGAATTCGGTATGACCGCTATCGCGAACGGTATTGCGCTGCACGGCGGTTTCCTGCCATACACCTCGACTTTCCTGATGTTCGTGGAATATGCCCGTAACGCAGTACGTATGGCGGCGCTGATGAAACAGCGTCAGGTGATGGTTTATACCCACGACTCGATCGGTCTTGGCGAAGATGGCCCGACTCACCAGCCTGTTGAACAGCTGGCGGCCCTGCGCGTGACCCCGAACATGAGCACATGGCGTCCGTGTGACCAGGTAGAATCTGCCGTGGCGTGGAAATACGCTGTTGAGCGTCACGATGGCCCGACCGCGCTGATTTTCTCCCGTCAGAACCTGGCGCAGCAGCCGCGTAGCGAGCAGCAACTGGCGGATATCGCCCGTGGCGCGTACGTTCTGAAAGATTGCGACGGCCAGCCGCAGCTGATCTTCATCGCGACCGGTTCAGAAGTTGAACTGGCGGTTGCCGCAGCCGATAAACTGGCAGCGGAAGGCGTGAAAGCCCGCGTGGTCTCTATGCCGTCCACCGACGTGTTCGACAAACAGGATGCGGCATACCGCGAAGCCGTGTTGCCGAAAGCGGTGAGCGCGCGCGTAGCGATTGAAGCGGGTATCGCTGATTACTGGTTCAAATATGTTGGCCTGAACGGCGCGGTAGTGGGCATGACCACCTTCGGGGAATCGGCCCCGGCTGAGCAGCTGTTTGAAGAGTTCGGCTTTACCGTAGATAACGTAGTAAGCCAGGCGAAAGCGATTCTGTAA
- the loiP gene encoding metalloprotease LoiP produces MKMRAIALSMTAAVLLSGCQNMNSNGLLSSGAEAFQAYTLSDAQVKALSDEACKKQDSKAKIAPANSQYTQRLNKIAAALGDNINGQPVNYKVYLEKDVNAFAMANGCIRVYSGLMDMMSDNEVEAVIGHEMGHVALGHVKRGMQVALGTNAVRGAAASAGGIVGSLSQSQIGELGEQLVNAQFSQRQESEADDYSYDLLRKRGINPSGLATSFEKLAKLEKGRQSSMFDDHPASEARAQHIRDRMKADGIK; encoded by the coding sequence ATGAAAATGCGCGCGATAGCACTGAGTATGACCGCAGCAGTCCTGCTGAGCGGTTGCCAAAACATGAATTCTAACGGCCTGCTAAGTTCAGGTGCCGAGGCGTTCCAGGCCTATACCTTAAGTGACGCGCAGGTGAAAGCGCTGAGCGACGAAGCCTGTAAAAAGCAGGACAGCAAAGCGAAAATCGCGCCCGCGAACAGCCAATATACGCAGCGACTGAATAAAATCGCCGCGGCGCTGGGCGACAACATCAATGGCCAGCCGGTGAACTATAAGGTTTACCTGGAAAAAGACGTCAATGCGTTTGCGATGGCGAACGGCTGTATCCGCGTATATAGCGGTCTGATGGATATGATGAGCGATAACGAAGTGGAAGCGGTGATCGGGCACGAAATGGGCCACGTCGCGCTCGGCCATGTGAAACGCGGAATGCAGGTGGCGCTTGGCACCAACGCAGTACGCGGCGCGGCGGCGTCTGCAGGCGGCATCGTCGGCAGCCTGTCGCAGTCGCAGATTGGCGAACTCGGCGAACAGCTCGTGAATGCGCAGTTCTCACAGCGTCAGGAGTCCGAGGCGGATGACTACTCCTACGATCTGCTGCGTAAGCGTGGCATCAATCCGTCGGGCCTCGCCACAAGCTTTGAGAAACTGGCGAAGCTCGAAAAAGGCCGTCAAAGCTCGATGTTTGACGATCACCCGGCTTCTGAAGCGCGCGCGCAACACATTCGCGATCGCATGAAGGCCGATGGGATTAAGTGA
- the speB gene encoding agmatinase codes for MNTLGHQYDNSLVSNAFGFLRLPLNFMPYESDAEWVITGIPFDMATSGRAGSRFGPAAIRQVSTNLAWEGNRFPWDFDMRQRLNVVDCGDLVYAFGDAREMSEKLQAHAEKLLAAGKRMLSFGGDHFVTLPLLRAHAKHFGKMALVHFDAHTDTYANGCEFDHGTMFYTAPNEGLIDPTRSVQIGIRTEFDKDNGFTVLDAPQVNDRTVDDVVAQVKQIVGDMPVYLTFDIDCLDPAFAPGTGTPVIGGLTSDRALKLLRGIQDLNIVGMDIVEVAPAYDQSDITALAAATLALEMLYIQAAKKGE; via the coding sequence ATGAACACCTTAGGCCATCAGTACGACAACTCCCTGGTTTCCAACGCCTTTGGTTTTTTACGCCTGCCGCTCAACTTCATGCCATATGAAAGCGACGCTGAGTGGGTGATTACCGGTATTCCGTTCGACATGGCAACCTCCGGCCGTGCGGGCAGCCGCTTCGGACCTGCCGCCATCCGTCAGGTTTCGACCAACCTGGCATGGGAAGGCAACCGCTTCCCGTGGGATTTCGATATGCGCCAGCGCCTGAACGTCGTGGATTGCGGCGATCTGGTGTATGCCTTTGGCGACGCGCGCGAAATGAGCGAAAAACTGCAGGCGCACGCGGAAAAACTGCTGGCAGCCGGTAAGCGTATGCTCTCTTTTGGCGGTGACCATTTCGTGACGCTGCCGCTGCTGCGCGCGCACGCGAAGCACTTCGGGAAAATGGCGCTGGTTCATTTCGATGCGCATACCGACACCTACGCGAATGGCTGCGAATTTGACCACGGCACCATGTTCTACACCGCGCCGAACGAAGGCCTGATCGACCCGACCCGCTCTGTGCAGATCGGCATTCGTACCGAATTCGACAAAGATAACGGCTTTACCGTGCTGGACGCGCCGCAGGTGAACGACCGTACTGTGGATGATGTGGTTGCGCAGGTGAAACAGATTGTCGGCGATATGCCGGTTTACCTGACCTTTGATATCGACTGTCTGGATCCGGCCTTTGCACCAGGCACCGGTACGCCGGTTATCGGCGGCCTGACCTCCGATCGTGCGCTGAAACTGCTGCGCGGCATTCAGGATCTGAACATCGTCGGTATGGATATCGTCGAAGTTGCGCCGGCATACGATCAGTCTGATATCACGGCGCTTGCCGCGGCGACGCTGGCGCTGGAGATGCTCTACATCCAGGCTGCGAAGAAAGGCGAGTAA
- the speA gene encoding biosynthetic arginine decarboxylase, translated as MSDDIFASSPSSAGEQGVLRSMQEVAMSSQEASKMLRTYNIAWWGNNYYDVNELGHISVCPDPDVPEARVDLARLVKEREAQGQRLPALFCFPQILQHRLRSINAAFKRARESYGYHGDYFLVYPIKVNQHRRVIESLIHSGEPLGLEAGSKAELMAVLAHAGMTRSVIVCNGYKDREYIRLALIGEKMGHKVYLVIEKMSEIKIVLEEAERLNVIPRLGVRARLASQGSGKWQSSGGEKSKFGLAATQVLQLVEMLREADRLESLQLLHFHLGSQMANIRDIATGVRESARFYVELHKLGVNIQCFDVGGGLGVDYEGTRSQSDCSVNYGLNEYANNIIWAIGDACEENGLPHPTVITESGRAVTAHHTVLVSNIIGVERNEYTEPSAPAEDAQRPLQSMWETWQEMHEPGTRRSLREWLHDSQMDLHDIHTGYSSGSYTLQERAWAEQLYLSLCQEVQKQLDPQNRAHRPIIDELQERMADKIYVNFSLFQSMPDAWGIDQLFPVLPLEGLNHAPTRRGVLLDITCDSDGTIDHYVDGDGIATTMPLPEYDPENPPPLGFFMVGAYQEILGNMHNLFGDTEAVDVFVFPDGSVEVELSDEGDTVADMLRYVQLDPDTLLTHFRDQVKQTDLDATLQQQFLEEFESGLYGYTYLEDE; from the coding sequence ATGTCTGACGACATCTTTGCATCTTCGCCTTCGTCAGCGGGCGAACAGGGTGTACTACGTTCCATGCAGGAGGTTGCAATGAGCTCCCAGGAAGCCAGCAAGATGCTGCGTACTTACAATATTGCCTGGTGGGGCAATAACTACTACGACGTCAACGAACTGGGCCATATCAGCGTATGCCCCGATCCGGACGTCCCCGAAGCGCGCGTCGATCTCGCGAGGCTGGTTAAGGAGCGCGAAGCCCAGGGCCAACGCCTGCCGGCGCTGTTCTGCTTCCCGCAGATCCTGCAACATCGCCTGCGTTCTATTAACGCGGCGTTCAAGCGCGCCCGTGAATCCTATGGTTATCACGGCGATTACTTCCTGGTGTACCCGATTAAGGTAAACCAACATCGTCGCGTCATTGAATCTCTCATCCACTCCGGCGAGCCGCTGGGCCTGGAAGCCGGCTCCAAAGCGGAGCTGATGGCGGTGCTGGCGCACGCGGGCATGACCCGCAGCGTTATCGTCTGTAACGGCTATAAAGACCGCGAATACATTCGTCTGGCGCTGATCGGCGAGAAGATGGGCCACAAGGTCTATCTGGTCATCGAGAAAATGTCGGAAATTAAAATCGTGCTGGAAGAGGCCGAGCGCCTGAACGTTATCCCGCGCCTTGGCGTGCGTGCGCGTCTGGCGTCACAGGGGTCCGGCAAGTGGCAATCTTCCGGCGGCGAGAAATCGAAATTCGGCCTCGCGGCGACGCAGGTGTTGCAGCTTGTAGAGATGCTGCGTGAGGCGGACCGTCTGGAAAGCCTGCAACTGTTGCACTTCCATCTCGGTTCGCAGATGGCCAACATTCGCGACATCGCAACCGGCGTACGTGAATCCGCCCGCTTCTACGTTGAGCTGCATAAGCTTGGTGTGAATATTCAGTGCTTCGACGTGGGCGGCGGCTTGGGCGTGGATTATGAAGGCACCCGTTCGCAGTCCGATTGCTCTGTCAACTACGGGCTGAATGAATACGCTAACAACATTATTTGGGCTATTGGCGATGCGTGTGAAGAAAACGGCTTGCCGCACCCGACGGTGATAACCGAATCGGGCCGGGCGGTGACCGCGCACCACACAGTGCTGGTGTCTAATATTATCGGCGTTGAGCGTAACGAATATACCGAGCCGAGTGCACCAGCAGAAGACGCCCAGCGTCCGCTGCAAAGCATGTGGGAAACCTGGCAGGAGATGCATGAGCCGGGTACGCGCCGTTCGCTGCGTGAATGGCTGCACGACAGCCAGATGGATCTGCACGATATTCACACCGGCTATTCATCAGGGTCGTATACGTTACAGGAGCGTGCCTGGGCGGAACAGCTTTACCTGAGCCTCTGCCAGGAAGTGCAAAAGCAGCTCGATCCGCAAAACCGCGCGCATCGCCCGATTATCGATGAATTGCAGGAGCGCATGGCGGATAAGATCTACGTCAACTTCTCGCTGTTCCAGTCGATGCCGGATGCCTGGGGTATTGATCAACTCTTCCCGGTGCTGCCGCTGGAAGGGCTGAATCATGCGCCAACGCGCCGCGGCGTGCTGCTCGATATTACCTGCGACTCCGACGGCACCATCGATCACTATGTCGATGGCGACGGCATTGCGACCACCATGCCGCTGCCGGAATACGATCCAGAAAACCCGCCGCCGCTGGGCTTCTTTATGGTAGGCGCGTATCAGGAGATCCTGGGCAACATGCATAACCTCTTTGGTGATACCGAAGCGGTGGACGTGTTTGTGTTCCCGGATGGCAGCGTAGAAGTGGAGCTTTCCGACGAAGGCGACACCGTGGCCGATATGCTGCGCTACGTACAGCTTGACCCGGATACGCTGCTGACGCACTTCCGCGATCAGGTCAAACAGACCGATCTGGATGCGACGCTGCAACAGCAGTTCCTGGAAGAGTTCGAGAGTGGTCTTTACGGCTACACCTATCTGGAAGACGAGTAA
- the yqgB gene encoding acid stress response protein YqgB produces the protein MNKKPVARQGGQHYVLDNSAVYGLLSQCNAAIVVNCFTLSSQI, from the coding sequence ATGAATAAGAAACCGGTCGCGCGGCAGGGTGGTCAGCACTATGTGCTGGATAACTCTGCTGTTTATGGGTTGTTATCACAGTGTAACGCTGCGATAGTAGTTAACTGTTTTACACTTTCTTCACAAATTTGA